A window of the Corynebacterium minutissimum genome harbors these coding sequences:
- a CDS encoding sodium-dependent transporter, translating into MSSTTTTKTTSTRDTFNTRFVFLMAAIGSAVGLGNIWRFPYVAYDNGGGAFLIPYMVALLTAGIPILWFDLAIGHRFRGSAPLAFRRIGKSWEGVGWFKVGVNFFIAIYYAAIIAWAALYTVKSVKQAWGDDPATYFMSDFLQADPEATYSGDVVPSILIVMILVWIICIATLATSINEGIGKLTSIFLPVLAVMFIILVVRAFFLEGATVGLNAFFTPDWSVLSNPSVWIAAYGQIFFSLSIGFGIMITYASYLKPRTNLTNTGLVTAFANSSFEVLAGIGVFATLGYMAAQQGVAVDEVASSGIGLAFIAFPTIINLMPLGGLFGVLFFGSLFLAGVTSLISIMEVVVSAVADKFDVSRRVSAISVGSVMAVLSCFLFSTSSGLVTLDIMDKFTNNLGIVFGSICALIVVGWITGRRREIQQHLNAVSQFKVGGFWQILTFVATPLLLVYFLVNEILTIAREGYEGYASIQIGLFGWAALGLILLGSLLMPLVAFRGNKYLDGMETSDYGVPVGGRPAGTPNPLAAGTTAEATAETADVTGHNAVPVSGQK; encoded by the coding sequence ATGTCCTCAACAACCACGACAAAAACTACGTCAACGCGCGATACGTTTAACACCCGCTTCGTCTTCCTTATGGCTGCTATTGGCTCCGCTGTGGGCCTGGGTAATATTTGGCGCTTCCCCTACGTTGCTTATGACAACGGCGGTGGCGCCTTCCTCATCCCGTACATGGTGGCGCTGCTGACCGCGGGTATTCCGATTCTCTGGTTTGACCTAGCCATTGGCCACCGCTTCCGTGGTTCAGCACCGCTGGCCTTCCGTCGCATCGGCAAGAGCTGGGAAGGCGTTGGCTGGTTCAAGGTCGGCGTGAACTTCTTCATTGCGATCTACTACGCCGCCATCATTGCCTGGGCGGCGTTGTACACCGTGAAGTCGGTAAAGCAGGCGTGGGGTGACGATCCTGCCACCTACTTCATGAGTGATTTCCTCCAAGCAGACCCAGAGGCCACTTATTCCGGCGACGTTGTTCCCTCCATCCTCATCGTCATGATCCTCGTGTGGATCATCTGCATTGCGACCTTGGCCACGAGCATTAACGAGGGAATTGGCAAACTGACGTCGATCTTCTTGCCGGTGTTGGCCGTCATGTTCATCATCCTTGTGGTGCGCGCATTCTTCTTGGAAGGCGCTACGGTGGGCTTGAACGCCTTCTTTACTCCGGACTGGTCCGTACTGAGCAACCCCTCAGTGTGGATTGCGGCCTACGGTCAGATCTTCTTCTCACTGTCCATCGGCTTCGGCATCATGATCACCTACGCGTCTTACCTCAAGCCGCGTACCAACCTCACGAACACCGGCCTGGTTACCGCCTTTGCGAACTCCTCCTTCGAGGTCCTCGCCGGCATTGGTGTCTTTGCCACCTTGGGTTACATGGCAGCGCAGCAGGGCGTGGCCGTGGATGAGGTGGCCTCTTCCGGTATCGGCTTGGCATTCATCGCCTTCCCGACCATCATCAATCTCATGCCGCTGGGCGGACTCTTCGGTGTCCTCTTCTTCGGCTCGCTTTTCCTAGCTGGCGTGACCTCGTTGATTTCCATCATGGAGGTCGTGGTTTCCGCAGTGGCCGATAAGTTCGATGTGTCACGCCGGGTATCCGCGATTTCCGTCGGCAGCGTCATGGCGGTTCTGTCCTGCTTCCTGTTCTCCACGTCCTCCGGGCTGGTGACGCTGGACATCATGGATAAGTTCACCAATAACCTGGGTATCGTCTTTGGCTCTATCTGCGCGCTGATTGTGGTGGGGTGGATTACCGGCCGTCGCCGTGAAATCCAGCAGCACCTCAACGCCGTGTCCCAGTTCAAGGTTGGTGGCTTCTGGCAGATTCTCACCTTCGTGGCTACGCCGCTGCTTCTGGTGTACTTCCTTGTCAACGAGATTCTCACCATCGCGCGCGAAGGTTATGAGGGCTATGCCTCTATCCAGATTGGGCTCTTTGGGTGGGCAGCCCTCGGCCTCATCCTGCTGGGAAGCCTGCTCATGCCGCTCGTAGCTTTCCGCGGCAACAAGTACCTCGACGGCATGGAGACCTCGGATTACGGCGTCCCAGTAGGCGGCCGCCCAGCAGGCACCCCGAACCCGCTGGCTGCTGGCACCACGGCAGAAGCTACCGCCGAGACTGCCGACGTAACAGGACACAATGCCGTGCCCGTTTCAGGTCAGAAATAA
- a CDS encoding MFS transporter, which yields MSAPVTQQPAQGPGITTEHKRVLAGSMVGTTIEWFDFFIYAQAAGLIFATQYFDPVSNESASLAQIISWASLGISFLFRPLGAILAGHLGDRLGRKPVLVVTLVGMGLATMLMGVLPTYASIGMAAPILLVVLRVLQGLSAGGEWGGAAMLSVEHAPAGKRGLFGAFPQVGVPLGMFLATIFMLVLSTFLTPEQFLAWGWRIPFLSSLVLILLGYLIRRAVEESPAFAEMEELKEKSTAPLAVLFKGHLGTVIKCAVIFAANNAIGYFVIAYFTAYGTKVVGYTRPQALAVALVASIGWFFGTLYFGHLSDKVGRRTTFIGGYVVLALYITPVFLAVDSGNVHLFGAAVFLLGVILGASYGPQSAMYAEMFPVKVRLSGVSIGYAFGSIIGGAFAPMIAEMLYTKFETSMAIAAYGVAISIVSLIGVLAVPKGIQDRDLHV from the coding sequence ATGTCTGCACCAGTCACCCAACAGCCTGCTCAAGGGCCGGGAATTACCACAGAGCACAAGCGTGTGCTCGCCGGCTCGATGGTCGGTACCACCATTGAGTGGTTCGACTTCTTCATCTATGCCCAGGCCGCCGGCCTGATCTTTGCTACCCAGTATTTCGATCCGGTTTCCAATGAAAGCGCCTCGTTGGCGCAGATCATTTCCTGGGCTTCGCTGGGCATTTCCTTCCTGTTTCGACCACTTGGTGCAATCTTGGCCGGGCACTTGGGTGACAGGCTAGGCCGCAAGCCGGTCCTCGTGGTCACGCTGGTTGGCATGGGCCTAGCCACCATGCTGATGGGTGTGCTGCCCACTTACGCATCCATCGGAATGGCTGCACCTATCTTGTTGGTGGTGCTGCGTGTTCTCCAGGGGCTCTCTGCTGGTGGCGAATGGGGAGGTGCAGCGATGCTGTCGGTAGAGCATGCACCTGCAGGAAAGCGCGGACTATTTGGAGCGTTCCCCCAGGTAGGCGTGCCTCTCGGAATGTTCCTTGCCACCATCTTCATGCTGGTGCTCTCCACCTTTTTGACCCCGGAGCAGTTCCTTGCATGGGGTTGGCGCATTCCGTTCTTGTCCTCTCTCGTGCTTATTCTCCTCGGCTACCTCATTCGTCGAGCGGTAGAGGAGTCGCCGGCCTTCGCGGAAATGGAGGAGCTTAAGGAAAAGTCCACCGCACCGCTCGCGGTCCTGTTCAAGGGGCACCTAGGAACCGTCATCAAGTGCGCGGTCATCTTTGCAGCTAACAACGCTATTGGTTATTTCGTTATCGCCTACTTCACCGCCTATGGAACGAAGGTGGTGGGCTATACACGCCCGCAAGCTCTTGCGGTAGCCCTCGTTGCATCGATTGGCTGGTTCTTTGGAACGTTGTACTTCGGCCACCTGTCCGACAAGGTTGGACGCCGCACGACCTTCATTGGTGGTTATGTCGTCCTAGCGTTGTACATCACCCCAGTATTCCTAGCGGTCGATTCAGGCAACGTACATCTGTTCGGCGCAGCTGTGTTCTTGCTGGGCGTCATCTTGGGCGCGAGCTACGGCCCGCAATCAGCGATGTATGCAGAAATGTTCCCGGTTAAGGTGCGCCTTTCGGGCGTGTCCATTGGCTATGCCTTCGGTTCGATTATCGGTGGCGCCTTCGCCCCGATGATTGCGGAGATGCTTTATACCAAGTTTGAGACCTCCATGGCCATCGCTGCCTACGGTGTCGCTATTTCGATCGTCTCCCTCATCGGCGTGCTCGCTGTCCCCAAGGGGATTCAGGACCGCGACCTGCACGTCTAG
- a CDS encoding AMP-binding protein: protein MGIEYASRDEIIALQTARAKNELRHAYYNVPHYRRAFDEKGVHPDDFKELSDFALFPFTDKETLRAEYPFGMFAVGQNQVSRIHASSGTTGRPTVVGYTENDVRIWAELVARSLRAGGLRKSDKVQITFGYGLFTGGLGAHYGVEALGATAIPTSGGQTERQIQIMQDFQPDAILGTPSYVLNLLDRMRKEGLDPRESSLRAGVFGAEPWSEGMRRELEEGFGITATDIYGLSEVMGPGVAQECVETKDGLTVWEDHFYPEIIDSETMQPVPDGEYGELVISSLTKEAFPIIRYRTHDITRLLPGTARSMRRIDRISARNDDMIILRGVNCFPSQFEEIITEDRLLRPRYQCVLSKRGRMDHLTLVVEHSSEATPDQIDASAAWLKKQIKERIGITVGVEITDHVDCGEGKAKRIVDNRDK, encoded by the coding sequence ATGGGGATCGAGTACGCTTCCCGCGACGAAATCATCGCGCTGCAAACTGCGCGCGCGAAGAACGAGTTGCGCCACGCGTACTACAACGTCCCTCACTACCGCCGTGCATTTGATGAAAAGGGCGTCCACCCGGATGACTTCAAGGAGCTTTCGGACTTTGCTCTGTTCCCGTTTACGGACAAAGAAACTCTCCGTGCGGAGTACCCCTTCGGGATGTTTGCTGTAGGGCAGAACCAGGTTTCCCGCATCCATGCATCCTCCGGTACCACTGGCCGTCCGACAGTTGTGGGCTATACCGAAAATGACGTGCGCATTTGGGCAGAGCTCGTGGCGCGCTCGCTGCGGGCAGGAGGCTTGCGTAAGAGCGACAAGGTTCAGATTACGTTTGGTTACGGCTTGTTCACTGGCGGCCTCGGTGCCCACTATGGTGTCGAGGCCTTAGGTGCCACCGCAATTCCGACCTCCGGCGGTCAAACGGAGCGCCAGATTCAGATCATGCAAGATTTCCAGCCGGACGCGATTTTGGGCACCCCGTCTTACGTGCTTAACCTCCTTGACCGAATGCGCAAGGAAGGTTTGGACCCGCGTGAGTCCTCCCTGCGCGCTGGTGTCTTTGGTGCCGAGCCTTGGAGTGAGGGAATGCGCCGTGAACTCGAGGAAGGCTTTGGCATCACGGCGACTGACATTTATGGCCTCTCTGAAGTGATGGGCCCAGGCGTGGCTCAGGAGTGCGTGGAGACCAAGGATGGCCTGACTGTCTGGGAGGACCACTTCTACCCGGAGATTATTGATTCGGAGACCATGCAGCCTGTTCCGGATGGAGAGTACGGCGAATTGGTCATTTCCTCCCTGACCAAGGAGGCCTTCCCGATCATCCGCTACCGCACTCACGACATCACCCGCTTGCTCCCGGGTACCGCGCGTTCGATGCGCCGCATCGACCGTATCTCCGCTCGTAACGACGACATGATTATCCTGCGCGGCGTGAACTGTTTCCCGTCGCAGTTCGAGGAGATCATCACCGAGGACCGCTTGCTTCGCCCGCGCTATCAATGCGTGCTGAGCAAGCGCGGCCGCATGGACCATCTCACCCTGGTGGTTGAGCACTCCTCGGAGGCGACCCCCGATCAGATCGACGCTTCTGCCGCGTGGCTGAAGAAACAGATCAAGGAGCGCATCGGCATCACCGTTGGCGTGGAAATCACTGATCACGTTGATTGCGGTGAAGGTAAGGCGAAGAGGATCGTCGACAACCGCGATAAGTAG
- a CDS encoding TetR/AcrR family transcriptional regulator, which translates to MDCVNKEKSIARGAARGRPGYSREDVIRAAVRVFTARGYDATSMDNVASELGISKSALYHHISSKEEILELTVVQALSRLEAVAEEMAEADVSAGAKVRGLLRGSIEVLCSDPKSVALLLRLRGNSEVERSALERRRILTRSVIPLVAAAQEEGAIRSDVDASLLTRMIFGMINSTSDWYEPEGRLDADELAATFESVVFGGLAPHAVKMK; encoded by the coding sequence ATGGACTGCGTGAATAAAGAGAAATCCATCGCTCGGGGCGCGGCCCGTGGCCGCCCCGGCTACTCCCGTGAAGATGTCATTCGTGCAGCTGTTCGCGTTTTTACCGCTCGCGGATACGACGCCACGTCGATGGACAACGTGGCGAGCGAATTAGGGATTTCTAAGTCCGCGCTCTACCACCACATCTCCTCAAAGGAGGAGATTTTGGAGCTTACGGTGGTGCAGGCGCTGAGCCGGCTAGAGGCGGTCGCGGAAGAGATGGCTGAAGCCGATGTGTCGGCGGGAGCAAAAGTGCGAGGGCTGTTGCGTGGCTCGATCGAAGTGTTGTGTTCCGATCCGAAGTCTGTAGCACTTCTGCTCCGGTTGCGGGGTAACTCCGAGGTGGAGCGTTCCGCTCTCGAGCGTCGTCGCATTCTGACGCGTTCTGTAATTCCGCTGGTTGCAGCAGCTCAGGAGGAGGGAGCCATCCGTTCCGACGTTGATGCCTCGCTGCTGACCCGCATGATTTTCGGAATGATTAACTCGACGTCCGATTGGTATGAGCCGGAGGGACGGCTTGATGCCGATGAATTGGCTGCCACCTTTGAAAGCGTCGTTTTTGGCGGTTTGGCCCCGCATGCAGTGAAAATGAAGTAG
- a CDS encoding hotdog fold thioesterase: MSTEHPILAPGVAEGPEFTHVRTMFDGDRATAEIGATITALDVGTCEGHFTIRPEMCNGHGTAQGGYLYMFADSIFAGACNSGGDLAVAAHNSIHYIAPAFEGDVVDGVGITRQTWGRNGVVDVTLSIKGNPIAEFRGTFRVLPAKPQNRKK; encoded by the coding sequence ATGAGCACCGAACATCCCATCCTTGCCCCCGGCGTCGCCGAAGGCCCCGAATTTACCCACGTGCGAACCATGTTCGATGGTGACCGCGCTACCGCCGAGATTGGTGCGACGATTACCGCGCTAGACGTCGGCACGTGCGAAGGACACTTCACCATCCGCCCAGAAATGTGCAATGGGCACGGCACAGCGCAGGGCGGCTACCTGTATATGTTCGCCGATTCCATTTTCGCCGGCGCCTGCAATTCAGGCGGCGATCTGGCCGTGGCCGCGCACAACTCGATTCACTACATTGCACCAGCCTTCGAAGGGGACGTCGTTGACGGCGTTGGAATTACCCGTCAAACCTGGGGCCGCAACGGCGTCGTCGATGTCACCCTCAGTATCAAGGGAAATCCCATCGCCGAATTCCGCGGCACATTTCGCGTCCTTCCTGCCAAGCCACAAAACCGCAAAAAATAA
- the paaA gene encoding 1,2-phenylacetyl-CoA epoxidase subunit PaaA, which produces MTTSENTLAAVPAADEAQAQQRFDELIAEDSRIEPTDWMPAAYRKTLTRQISQHAHSEIIGMQPEANWISRAPSLKRKAILMAKVQDEAGHGLYLYSAAETLGTPRDELVQQLLDGTAKYSSIFNYPARTWADIGAIGWLVDGAAICNQVPLCRASYAPYGRAMVRICKEESFHQRQGWEILYELSHGTPEQKQMAQEAINRFYGPALQMFGPPDDDSPNSKQSMAWNIKRFSNDELRQRFVDMIVPQAEALGLHFEDPDLKWNEERGHYDFGELDWSEFKAVIKGEGPCNVQRMQRRRQAHADGAWVREAAAAYAEKHDAADTSLIA; this is translated from the coding sequence ATGACCACATCAGAGAACACACTCGCAGCCGTCCCAGCCGCGGATGAAGCACAAGCACAGCAGCGCTTCGACGAGCTCATCGCCGAAGACTCCCGCATCGAGCCCACCGACTGGATGCCGGCTGCCTACCGCAAGACCTTGACGCGCCAGATTTCCCAGCACGCGCACTCCGAGATCATCGGCATGCAGCCAGAGGCCAACTGGATTAGCCGCGCGCCTTCGCTCAAGCGCAAGGCCATCCTCATGGCCAAGGTGCAGGATGAGGCCGGTCACGGTCTCTACCTCTACTCCGCTGCGGAGACCTTGGGAACGCCGCGCGATGAGCTGGTACAACAGCTTCTCGACGGCACCGCCAAGTACTCCTCAATTTTCAACTACCCGGCGCGCACGTGGGCCGACATCGGCGCCATCGGTTGGCTGGTGGATGGCGCCGCCATCTGTAACCAGGTTCCGCTCTGCCGCGCCTCCTATGCTCCGTACGGCCGCGCCATGGTGCGCATCTGTAAGGAAGAATCCTTCCACCAGCGCCAAGGCTGGGAGATCCTCTACGAGCTGTCCCACGGAACACCAGAGCAGAAGCAGATGGCGCAGGAAGCTATCAACCGTTTCTACGGCCCAGCACTGCAGATGTTCGGCCCGCCGGATGATGACTCCCCCAACTCCAAGCAGTCCATGGCATGGAACATCAAGCGCTTCTCCAACGACGAGCTGCGCCAGCGCTTCGTGGACATGATTGTTCCGCAGGCCGAGGCCCTTGGCCTGCACTTCGAGGACCCAGACCTGAAGTGGAACGAAGAGCGCGGCCACTATGACTTTGGCGAGCTCGACTGGTCCGAGTTCAAGGCCGTCATCAAGGGCGAAGGCCCCTGCAACGTGCAGAGGATGCAGCGTCGTCGCCAAGCGCATGCCGACGGCGCGTGGGTGCGTGAGGCTGCCGCAGCCTACGCCGAGAAGCATGACGCAGCTGACACCTCGCTCATCGCTTAA
- the paaB gene encoding 1,2-phenylacetyl-CoA epoxidase subunit PaaB, with translation MSSSNWPMWEVFVRSSRGLSHVHAGSLHAPDATMALRNARDLYTRRNEGTSVWVVPSEAIASSDPDSKGGFFESPQGKSYRHATYYDKSEGVPHL, from the coding sequence ATGTCCAGCTCTAACTGGCCCATGTGGGAGGTCTTTGTACGTTCCTCCCGTGGCCTCTCCCACGTCCACGCCGGCTCGCTGCACGCACCGGATGCCACGATGGCCCTGCGCAACGCCCGCGACCTCTACACCCGCCGCAACGAAGGAACCTCCGTGTGGGTTGTGCCTAGCGAGGCCATTGCCTCCTCCGACCCCGACTCCAAGGGCGGATTCTTCGAATCCCCGCAGGGCAAGAGCTACCGACACGCCACGTACTACGACAAGTCGGAAGGAGTGCCGCACCTGTGA
- the paaC gene encoding 1,2-phenylacetyl-CoA epoxidase subunit PaaC produces MTGFAAADSATKQSQGNGITAEDIAASGAVAPEDTARYALTLGDDALILAQRLGWWISRAPEMEEDIALGNIALDLIGHARFLLTYAGTAWGKSEDDLAYFRNEEEFRSSRLVEQENGDFGYTIARQLLFSYYQYGLYTALLESTDETLAAIAAKALKEVEYHVDHANQWILRLGLGTEESHHRITEGLMYMWPYLDELFEDLPLHEKLAAEGIAVLPSSLRAQFDERITYVLDKAGLAIPDVKQARSGQRTGRFSEHRGFILAEMQSLARQHPGATW; encoded by the coding sequence GTGACCGGATTTGCAGCCGCCGATTCTGCGACCAAGCAGTCGCAGGGCAACGGCATCACCGCAGAAGATATCGCCGCCTCCGGCGCAGTCGCGCCCGAGGACACTGCTCGTTATGCACTCACGTTGGGCGATGATGCTCTCATCTTGGCCCAGCGCCTGGGCTGGTGGATTTCGCGGGCACCAGAGATGGAGGAGGATATCGCCCTAGGCAATATCGCCCTCGACCTCATCGGTCACGCCCGCTTCCTGCTGACCTATGCCGGCACCGCGTGGGGAAAGTCCGAGGATGATTTGGCCTATTTCCGCAACGAGGAGGAGTTCCGCTCCTCCCGCCTAGTCGAGCAGGAGAATGGCGACTTCGGCTACACCATCGCCCGCCAGTTGCTCTTTTCCTATTACCAATACGGGCTCTACACCGCCCTGCTGGAGTCCACGGATGAGACGCTAGCTGCTATCGCTGCCAAAGCCCTCAAGGAAGTTGAGTACCACGTCGACCACGCCAATCAGTGGATTCTGCGTCTTGGCCTCGGCACCGAGGAGTCGCACCACCGGATCACGGAGGGTCTGATGTACATGTGGCCCTACCTCGACGAGCTCTTCGAGGACCTTCCGCTCCACGAGAAGCTGGCGGCAGAAGGCATCGCCGTCTTGCCGTCGAGCCTGCGCGCGCAGTTCGATGAGCGCATCACCTACGTCCTCGACAAGGCAGGTCTGGCCATCCCGGACGTCAAGCAGGCCCGCTCCGGGCAACGCACCGGGCGCTTTTCCGAGCACCGTGGCTTCATCCTCGCGGAGATGCAGTCCCTAGCTCGCCAGCACCCAGGCGCAACCTGGTAA
- the paaD gene encoding 1,2-phenylacetyl-CoA epoxidase subunit PaaD codes for MSITDKSHPLRPSQPDDALVWDVAAEVPDPEIPVISIADLGILRDARLEGDTAVVTITPTYSGCPAMEHITTDITTALTKAGYAKVRVDLVLHPAWTTDWMTETGRRNLKDYGIAPPSGTTRATPEGPIPLTLEPPPAIECPHCGSRRTRKLAQFGSTSCKALYNCQDCLEPFDYFKVH; via the coding sequence GTGTCCATCACTGATAAATCTCACCCGCTGCGTCCCTCGCAGCCTGACGACGCCCTCGTGTGGGACGTCGCCGCCGAAGTGCCCGATCCGGAAATCCCCGTCATTTCCATCGCCGACCTTGGGATTCTTCGGGATGCACGCCTAGAGGGCGATACTGCGGTGGTCACGATTACCCCGACCTATTCCGGCTGCCCCGCCATGGAGCACATCACGACAGACATCACCACAGCGTTGACCAAGGCCGGCTACGCGAAGGTGCGTGTCGACCTCGTGCTCCACCCTGCGTGGACCACCGACTGGATGACGGAAACCGGCCGACGAAACCTCAAAGACTATGGCATTGCGCCTCCCAGCGGTACAACCCGGGCCACGCCGGAGGGTCCCATCCCTCTCACACTCGAGCCGCCACCGGCCATCGAATGCCCCCACTGCGGCTCGCGCCGCACACGTAAGCTTGCCCAATTCGGTTCCACCTCCTGCAAAGCCCTCTACAACTGCCAGGACTGCTTGGAGCCCTTCGATTACTTCAAGGTGCACTAA
- the paaE gene encoding 1,2-phenylacetyl-CoA epoxidase subunit PaaE yields MTTTPSAPAKKKATFNTLTVSEVRALTEDSVEVSFAIPPELQDDYDYIPGQYVALRATIDGQEVRRSYSICDVPRDGILRVAIKRDRGGVFSTWANDTLKPGDTMDVMNPQGAFTSKTHLTGLNNPEAVREELEKLENPHLVAIAAGSGITPIMAIAQTVLHTSPDTTFELIFANKGGGDVMFAEEIGDLKDKFPTRFAVHHVLSREQRVNPLFSGRIDAEKLQTLLDNVVRTDNVDEWFLCGPFELVQLVRDELASREVGEKDVRYELFTTGKPSGDQNQAGRHVEVDPEGDNITINFQLDGLSGSVESPVSANESLLNAALRVRSDVPFACAGGVCGTCRAKLVEGEVDMAENYALEADEVKAGYILTCQSRPTTPTIVLDFDA; encoded by the coding sequence ATGACCACGACCCCGTCTGCCCCCGCAAAGAAGAAGGCCACGTTCAACACCCTGACCGTGTCCGAGGTGCGCGCCCTGACTGAGGACTCAGTGGAGGTTTCCTTCGCTATCCCTCCGGAGCTCCAAGACGACTATGACTACATCCCCGGCCAGTACGTTGCCCTACGGGCGACTATCGACGGCCAGGAAGTCCGCCGCTCCTATTCCATTTGCGATGTACCTCGCGACGGCATTCTGCGCGTCGCTATCAAGCGCGACCGCGGTGGCGTGTTCTCCACGTGGGCCAACGACACTCTGAAGCCTGGTGACACCATGGACGTGATGAACCCGCAGGGTGCGTTCACCTCGAAGACCCACCTGACCGGTCTCAACAACCCTGAGGCTGTGCGCGAGGAACTCGAGAAGCTAGAGAATCCCCACCTCGTAGCGATCGCCGCGGGATCCGGAATCACGCCGATCATGGCCATCGCGCAGACCGTGCTCCACACCTCCCCAGACACCACATTCGAGCTCATCTTTGCCAATAAGGGCGGCGGCGACGTCATGTTCGCCGAGGAGATCGGTGACCTCAAGGACAAGTTCCCCACGCGCTTTGCCGTGCACCACGTCCTCTCCCGCGAGCAGCGCGTCAATCCGCTATTTTCCGGGCGCATCGACGCTGAGAAGCTTCAGACCCTGCTGGATAACGTGGTACGCACCGACAACGTCGACGAATGGTTCCTCTGCGGCCCCTTTGAGCTGGTGCAGCTGGTGCGCGACGAGCTGGCCAGCCGCGAGGTAGGTGAGAAGGACGTGCGCTACGAGCTGTTCACCACCGGCAAGCCCTCCGGAGACCAGAACCAGGCTGGACGCCACGTCGAGGTGGATCCGGAAGGCGATAACATCACCATCAATTTCCAGCTCGATGGCCTCTCCGGCTCCGTTGAGTCTCCGGTCTCTGCCAACGAATCCCTGCTCAACGCGGCCCTGCGCGTGCGCTCTGACGTCCCCTTTGCCTGCGCTGGCGGTGTATGCGGCACCTGCCGCGCCAAGCTGGTCGAGGGCGAAGTCGACATGGCAGAGAACTACGCACTGGAGGCCGACGAGGTCAAGGCCGGCTACATCCTCACCTGCCAGTCGCGCCCCACAACCCCCACCATCGTCCTCGACTTCGACGCCTAG
- a CDS encoding enoyl-CoA hydratase/isomerase family protein — protein MIDLHHDAEAGVVELVLNNPKALNSLAEEDLAELSRSLDEAAALSPRALILRGEGKGFCAGRNIKGLNPREDDATAYLADVVTPVLKKIDTFPAPTFAAVHGPCLGVGLGLALACDVVYVAEDAKFGSPFANLGATLDSGGHSLFVERLGTHRAMDLIITGDLISGAEAVRAGLFSRAVPAKELLEFTRGVAQRAAQGATQAFLTSRTLVQDIRDNGTGLWASVDAENIAQGKLCDTEDYYEGFAAFNEKRPPVFRGR, from the coding sequence ATGATCGACCTGCACCACGACGCCGAAGCCGGAGTCGTCGAGCTCGTACTCAACAACCCGAAGGCCCTGAACTCCCTCGCGGAGGAAGACCTCGCCGAGCTCTCCCGCTCCCTCGATGAGGCCGCGGCCCTCAGCCCCCGCGCGCTCATCCTGCGCGGCGAAGGCAAGGGTTTCTGCGCCGGCCGCAACATCAAGGGACTCAATCCGCGTGAGGACGATGCCACCGCATACCTCGCGGACGTTGTCACCCCCGTGCTCAAGAAGATCGATACTTTCCCTGCGCCTACCTTCGCCGCCGTGCACGGCCCGTGCCTCGGCGTGGGTCTCGGCCTCGCCTTGGCGTGCGATGTCGTGTACGTCGCCGAGGATGCCAAGTTCGGCTCCCCGTTTGCCAACCTGGGCGCCACCCTCGATTCGGGCGGCCACTCCCTCTTCGTCGAGCGCTTAGGCACGCACCGCGCGATGGACCTCATCATCACTGGTGATCTCATCTCCGGCGCGGAAGCAGTACGCGCCGGGCTCTTCTCTCGTGCGGTGCCGGCGAAGGAGCTGCTGGAGTTTACCCGGGGCGTCGCCCAGCGCGCAGCCCAAGGCGCTACTCAGGCATTCCTCACCAGCCGCACGCTGGTCCAGGATATCCGCGATAACGGCACCGGACTGTGGGCCAGCGTCGATGCCGAGAACATCGCCCAAGGAAAACTCTGCGATACCGAGGACTATTACGAAGGCTTCGCAGCCTTCAACGAGAAGCGCCCACCGGTCTTCCGCGGACGCTAA